CAGCGTTCGGACCATACCAGGCCGACTGGTAGCCGAAGAAGAGTATTCTCGATTTGGGCAAATCGGCCGGCAACATCGTCTTGTCGTCAAGCCAGTTGGTCTTTGTGATTTTGTGCCTCCAGGTGTTGTAGGGGTGGGCACCAATGCCATGGACAAAGACAACACTAAGGTAGGGTAAGCAAGTTAGTTTCTTGTACAGGAGCATGAATAATCTGCACTCAGTAAGAAAGGCATGTGGTACTAACTCTGCATCGATGTCTTCCGTCTCAGGAGGTGCAACCAGCTGCCTCAAGCCCAAATGCTTTTGTTCAATGTGTTCAAACTCCGGTAGGCCACCGGGAGTCTTCGAAGCCTTTGGCTTTGCAGCATCTCCAGGGTCCTTCTGCTTGACATCTGTGGATGTCTGAGCAGTGTTGCTTGGCACAAGTGGTACCTCGGGACCAGGCAATGGTTTGGAAGCTGACTTGGGTTCTTGGGCAGTAACAACTGGTTTCTCGGTCGCTGGCTTTGTGGCATCTTCTGGAGTGGTACTAGGAACAACCTTTGTTGCACTTGAAGTCTGTGGGTCTCCCGCGGATTGACTTGCAGTAGGTGGGTCTGGCTGGGTTCCATTGGGTTTCGAGGCAGTGTTCGTAGCCGCTGTCGAGACTTGGGGAGGGCCATCCCCTGGGTTTGGGCTCTTGGGAGCCCCGCTCAACCCTGGGGTCTCGTTCTTTGCCTCGTTGGTTGTCGGCTTTGGCTGGTCCATCTTGAAGAAGGTATTATTCACTTAAAAATGTTGCTCAGGTAGAAAGTCTATTGAAGTGAGAAAGATGATGATAGGTAGCCCATGAGACACAAGTCAGGAATGTCCCTATCACGGCAGAGGTCTTATACTCCTGTCTTCGTGCTCTTTCAGACTGCGCGTCGTCGTGCCTCACAAGGCTCAAGCATCATGGTTTTCAGCCGCATTATCAAATCCCCCAAGTCTGAGCCCCAAAAGCCTCCCTCAGGGATGTTTATGCCGGTGCCTGTCTTACCATTTTCAGACTATGATGATGCCTTCGCCGGTCAAGATTTGACCAATCGAAGTGCAAGAAATAAGATACTTTTACCTGAAGTACTGGCCAGTTGAAGGGCGTTCCAGCATGAGCTGCATGCATGTGCATGACCTGAATTGCGACCTTTTCACATAACCTTGTTTGAGAAAAAGCAACCTATCAATCCCAATCACTTCTGAGCCTGATGATGCTCTCGTGAACATCATGGTCCGGTGGAAATGAGGCACTACCCGTGGTTCTACGAAAACCGTCTGTGCCTGAAGCGGGAAGGATCAATGGtagccgccgccgccctcccGGGCGGGTGGCATACTGGCGACAGGCACTGCCCCAACTCACAAACTCGGTCAGACGTGATAGCAGGTTGGTGGACGCCTTGCAGAAAAGGCTTGCGTCTCCACGCATAACAAATGCTGCGCGCGGGGAATGCCTGGCAAATCGATACGAACCAAGTCATCAGCCATAGGCTTGTGTGACACACCAGTGGCTTGTAGATCTCAACCACTCGTTGGTCCAGCATAGTCAAGAAATTGGCGCCATGAATTCAAGGCACACCACCAGCTAAGACCGACGACTTAATGACTGGCTATTGTTGAGTTGGACCCCAATCACTCAGCGCTTGTAGTCTTGCTTTATTCTCTCTTGGGGCTAAGTGCATATATGAAAATGCACAAATGCTCGCGATAGAAGTCGATCGAATGCATATTCAAGAGTTTTAGTTCAGCAGCCCCATATTTAGAACTCAGCTTCTCCAATTTCCATTTTCTCCCTTGAATCTCCTCCAAGACACAGCGCCAGACTTACGTATCTAGCCGCCAGGCTACGGCGACAACCTCATCCGACACAATCAAGCCCGGTCCCACTAATGGCGGCTCACGAGCAAACCAGACCTACGATGAACCCACCTGCCGGAGGCACAGAAAACGAGGACACCACCGTGCCCGGTCAACCTACTGTTCCGTTCAATGACAATGCGAGGATCGTCActttcctcaccaccgacctCTCGACCGAAAGGTTGAACAGTCTCTATTCGCTGCTATTCCTGACCGGCAAGCCTGAGAATATTTCCCCcttacaccaccagcccatcAAAGGGCGCACGATTCTCATCACCGAAAGGCCTGATCTGCACCTCATTTGGAACATCGACCGGATTTTCATCAAACCACTTCCGAAATATCTGCTCAGCCACTCGTTTTGGAAAgcccacctccatcaccgacCTGGCAGATTGGACATTACGACCCCCACGTTATGCAACCCCAAAGACACCCTCCGTCTCGAAGCCCAAGGCTTCCTGCGCACTTACTCGCGTCTCATCCGACACGAGTCGGACTTTGATATGGCCCAAAGCCTGGGACTCCTCCCCAAGAGTCTAGACTGGGCCGGTTGGTCGCATTACATACAGGCATATGCATACCTTCGGGACACCCAAGTGGCCAGACGCTATCACTACGGCGAACTTCGCTTGCCAAGACTCAACGCCTGGACAATGGTCTGCCGTGGGGAAGGTTACTTTCAAATTCACTACGACCAGTtgtccttcttttcctgttTTGGCGGGCCGTATCTGCTGCTGTTCGGTGCAGTTACGGTGATGCTCGCGGCCCTGCAGACGGCTGTGCAGATGGTACCGGAGGGGGGTCCTTACCGGGAGTTTGCAAATAGCTTTGTGCCCATGTCGATCGCGCtgacggcggcggggttgCTGTCTTTTCCGGTGCTGTGGTTTTTGTTCACGATGAGGGAGCTGTGGTTGTTTATCTTCCGATATCGATCGCTTGCTTTGTGAGACAATctcgacaacaacacaacaacccaaTGTGTGCACATTTTGATTATAGAAAGTTGCTTTTTTCTTCACAAATCCAAGCATAAAATAGAATCTCTTGGCATTATCAGGCTGTGATCCATTATAGGGGTATTTACACTAGCAACAACGTTGCCATGAGACCCACAATTATCCCATTGTTGGCTCCTTTTCCGTCAGCAAAACACACTTACATAGGTAGGAAAACATTAAATTAGACTGTCAATCTGAAAACTCAATAAacaaaaaatgaaaaaatGGCAAAACCATGTGTGCGCCATCACTACTGTTCAATGAATCCCCTCGGTCCTTGCTGGTTTCCCTTCACGACCTTCCTTTGCCCCGGAGCCGCTGGTCCACTAATCCGCTTTGACATCTCCTGTTCCAATAGCCTCATCCCTGCCTTGTTCTGCTCGAAATTCAATTCCTCGTCATGGGCATCCCATTGATAATCCACCTTTTGCTGATTGCTGGCATGTGCGAAGTTCAGCTTGTTCTGGTCTGTGCTGCGCTGGAAGTCCAACTTTCGCTGGTCCGCCTTCACATCGAGCTTGGCCATCGACTTCTTGAGCGTGACTTGCTGCTCGCCTGTCTTCTTGACATTGTCGCGGGTTTCCTTGTTCATCTTGTGGAGCTGGTGAACCTTGTGCTTATCGATTGCCTCGGTGGCCTTGAGCTTTTGCTTTTCCATGGTTTTGTGAGTGAGGAGTTTCTGCTGGTCGACTCCCTGCATGGCCGCCAGTTTCTGCTGGTCGATCGCTTGTGCGGCTTGAACCTTTTGCCAGTCTGTTCTCTGCTGGGTGATGAATTTCTGGTAGTCGGCTCTCTCCTGAGTGACAAGCTTGTGGTGGTCTGTCATCTGTGTCTGGTGGAGCTTTTGCTGATCCATCATTTGGGTCTTGCGGTAAGCCTGATAGTCCAGCATCTGTGTGAGGTGGACTTTCTGATTGTCCATCACCTGCTGGTGGCGCTCGTTGATGTGATGCTTCTGAGCGAGACCATTGTTGTCTACCGCGAGAAGTCCGGCTTTGTCTTGGTTGGCGAGCACACGGCCCCGGTGAGCAATGTGGTTCTTTTCTTCCAATGTTTGGAGTTGCTGGAGTGTGACTTCTGCGTCTTGATGCAACTTGCTCTCATGAAGGATGTTGCTATTCTGGACCTTGTGAACTGTAGcttgtccttcttgaaccagGCGCTGCTCGTGGCGGGTTTGCTCAATGAAAATCTTCTGGAATTGTGCTTCTTTATCCCGACGGAGCTGGTCATCATGGTCCCGCTGGATCTTCTCAAGGCGTTTGATCTCTTTTGCAAGTGCCTCAGGGTAGCCGATTGCGCCGAGTGGCTGATCAGCAGCGACGTCAGACCAGTATCTATCCTCAGCCCCCTTATCTCTCAGCATTTGCTCAAGGGCGTAGTTAAGCTCAGCTTCCTTATCCGAATTTGATGGATGGAGGAATTTGAGATACATAGTTGGTGAGTAATGACAAGTGATCATGCTTCCCGTTTTCGGACTTGGCTCTTGCAGGGTATAtacgttgttgtcgttgttgatgtcgtCCCAGACCATGTCAAGAAGAGCTTTGATCACTGCGAACGGTCGCGGATTTTCCAGAGCCAATATCAGGGCATTCTTCCATTTCGGTGTCTTCCAAAATTGGAAAAGGTCCAAACCACCTTTCTTGAGTTCGAGAAGAGTGTCCTCCATGTCCACCTGACTGCCACTCCCATCACAGCAGCATGCCATTTCATGTAAGGGGGTTCGAACCCCGTGAAGGAAAGACGCAAAGTTGACAGAGAAGTTCTTGGTCGCTATCAGGGCACGGCAAACCTTGCTGTGGAGGTTCCTTGCAGCTTCGTGCAGGCTACCATCGTTGGGCCTGTATGACATCTTCAGCAGAGCCTTGACAATGTCAAGGTGACCTTCGCGGGATGCATAGAACAAAGCCGAACTGTCCAAGCTGTCCCGTATTCGGGTGTTTGCCCCGGCTTTAATCAGGTGATTGACAACTTCAGCATGCCCAAAGGCGGCGGCAAGAATGAGCGCTGTGGCCTTCGAAACCGGTGCCACAAAGTTCACATCGACTACTGTACGACCGTTATTAGCCACATACTCAGAAGAAAGTATTGGGGCACATCAGCCTACCTTTGGCTTCAATCAATGCTAGGATGACACCTGGCTCAATTGGGCGACTTCCTGGTGGTCGAGGTAGTAAACTCCAGAGAAGGGCGGTACAAGGCTCAGGACCATAGTCGCTGCCATATAGGGCGGTTGGTTCTGTCACGTCGAATTTGACGCCCAACTTAATCAAGCGCTTCACAAGTTTGATGGAACCAGGATGGGCCGCCAGACACTCCCTGACTGGCGTGCGGAGTTGGGGTATCGTCTTTCTGAACGTCTGAACAACATTAGAACCATCAGATGATGTGACAATGTCGATGAACAAAAGTGCTGTCTCTTCAGTCAGTGGGGTAATCATGACTTCGAAGAAAGCACCCTCAATCGTGTCCACTGTTGCCCCACGGCCAAGAAGCATCCTCAAGACTTCAGTGTTTCCAGCCCTAACTGCCAGCTTCAGAGCCTCTCCAGACTGGAAGTTGACATTGGCGTGTCCAACACTGAGAATAGTCTCAACCATAGCCTCTGAACAACGGTGCATCAGATATGCCTCAATGGCAATAAGAAAGGCGTGGTTGGCTTGCTCTCTCCCTCGGCCACCCCACGTGAGCAGATCATGGACAAGCCAAAGATATTTGTCGTCCGGAGCGAGCCAGTCCTTGGAAGTCTGGATGACACCCTGCAAGGCATCAATGACTGTGCGAATATCGACATAGGCAGCGAAGAGCTCGAAAGCATCCCGCTCGTAGCTTTTGGCGGCATGACAGAAAGCTTGTCTGACATCGCTCCCTGAAACACCAAGATGAAGTAGTGCGCGGATTGTCGAGAGACCAGCCGGCATTTGCCATTTAGGATTTGCTAGAGCAGCGCGGAATCCAGCCAAGACTTCTTCTGGTGACTGACTGGCATGGGGTagaaggttgaggagtgACAAATCTAAGCTTCTACAAGCAACTTGGAACACCGACTGCTCAAGAGGTTGGCGATTGTAGCCAGCTGCATGCAGTAGTCGTTTGACAATCTCAAGGCGTACCTCACTATCTGCAAGGCCAATAGAAGCAGCGACAGCAGCCTGCAGTGACTGTAGAGTGACTGGACCAGACAACAGGACGGAGAGAATTCCCAGCCACCCCTTTGTCGAAGCGAGCACAAGCGGCTGACCTCCGTTGAAGTTGACATCTGCATTGGCTCTTTGTACCAACAATTGCACCAATGAAGACCGTGACGTAGGGTCGCCCTCAAGAGAATCCCCGTGGAGCGATATGGTGAGCAACCTGTTGACTGGCTCTCCCTCCAACCCAGCAGGAAGCAAAAGGCTGGCCATATCGTGGATGATTGAAATCGACCTTACCGAAGCTAGCGAGTCGACTGTTGTAGAGATGGCGAGCTTTGACGGCCCTCCATACAGCACGGCTTTGAGCATCGGCACAGAGCGGCTCTGAATGGCAGCATGTATCACCGCCCCGTTCTTATGCTCGATTGATGAGCCATGCTGAACAAGCGACTGGATGAGCTCAACCGACCGCCTCTGTTTGACAGCTTCAAGCAAGACTTCATCTCTCACAGGACCTTTTGCCCCTGACTGTAGACAAGCAATCAGGGCCCGGTCTAGACCAGCGGTGAATGCTTCTCCCACCATGGCGTCCAAGACAAGGGGGATAGATGCCATCTCGGGTGTAGACGCAATGGCGACAGCAATATCTTCGTGGTGACCCAATATCGCGGCTTTGAGTGCAGCTGCATTCTCAAATTTCGGGTCCGCCTGTGCGTCCAGCAAATTCTGAACCTTCTTGTAGTTGCCTGATGCTGaagccctcaccaaccccttgTGCCGGCAGTCTCCGCACGCTCCTTTAAGCTTTCCCAGCAGGAGGGGAAGCATGTCATTCGTACCGTTGTCCACAGCATGCAAAAACTGCTCATGCAGGGGCTCAGCATTCGCACCACCGGATATCAAGACAGACACTTTGGCCGTATCATTCTGGGTGATGGCAAACGGAAGTGCTCTGTCGAACGCGTCTTGGTCCGCCTTCAGAGCGAGTGCATAGACGATCTCGTATGAGCAATTCTGCACGGCTCTCTCAAGAACATCACTGCGAAtatcttcttgatctcggccGGTCATGACCTTGAAGAGGTTGGTACTCTTCCGTCGCTTGATGGAAGCATTGGCTTCGAAGTCGGTCTGCAAGGCATAGACAAGGGCTGGAGTTGCATCGGGAACTTTTCCCTCGGCGATACTTGCGAGAACCGCATTGGCGTCTTTGTAGGTGAATTCTCCTTTGGACTTTCGACTCTTGTTAGTGCAGTGCTCCGACATGAGAGCTTTGGCCCGGGCCACTTCTTTCTCCGAGAATTGCATGTCGGGTTTGAAGATGGTGGACACGGTTCTGCACAAGCTGGCCCTCACGCCGAAAGGTGATGCTGGTGAGGAGAGTGGAGGCGAGTATGGGGTCATTGGTGGACTCAATGTCGGGGTAAAAGCAGGAGATGCTGAGaacattgttgttgtcgatggtgttggtggtgttgaaatTGTTCGAGTGGAGCCCACTGTGAGATGCATTGGGGCTTCCATCGTTTCGAAGAGttggctacctacctaggtaaaGTACCTAGGTAACAATGTCTGAGGAGGGCTTTTGATTTCAAACACAGCCTAGCTTTGGTGAGATGAAGAATAGGGACAATTGAAGGAATTCTGTCCTGGAATCTTCTGGGTACCCTCTTCCCACGGCTTCGGGTCAGTTCTAGATGACAGCGAACTGACAGAACTTCCATGTGAGGCTCTGCGGCAAAGCAAAGTGCACAATGAGCGGATAACATGCAGTGATGACTGCAGTGTTTGTTTCAATTTCAGACATTTTACAGTCCTGGATGCCTTTTGCTGGCCGGTGGAGCAACTGACCCCCACTGAAAATGCATGTGGTCATTTGTTGTACACCACTACAGCAAGGCGACCTATGAGACAGTGCAGACGCCGTGTACTTGAACACCATGTACCTTCTTTATGAAGCATCTCCGCGGACCCCATCTGCACATGGAGGTGGACTAATTAAAATAATGTTGGGGCTGTGCAGCCACAACGGTTCCAGCCTGGGGGCCATTGTTTCATATGTTTGGGTCTAGCACCCGGTATTCCAAGAGTTGCCGTGTCAGGCTGAGGATGATCACTGAACTCCTGAATTAGTGTTTACCTCTGGCCACTCAGAAGGTTAGCATGGTGTTGTTCGGCGCTTAGGATCAAATGCAATCTCCATTTCTTTGATCTATCTAGATACTGTCGACCCAGAGATAAGTCTTCTTAAACCTAACAAACCTTCTCGTCATCGACATCAAAGCTCATTTTGTCCAAACATCTCAAATACTCTCTTATTCCTACAACTTAGCACAATGGCAATCAACGGCCCTCTGAAAGCAGTACCCGGCTCGGCAGAGTACCTGGAGTCTCAGTTGAGTGGTCCAGAGCTTAGCTGCCGGCACTTTCCCAAGTACCgtgccgaggaggaccaCCGTTACCCGAGTCGTCTTGGCTTTTTCTCTTCCGATCCCGAGCCCAAGATTACCTACCTTGACACCAAGAAGCTCTGCATTGCCTGTCTCGTAGCCGCAGTCCCAGACGGATTCAACTACATCCCTCCTTCAACGCCAGCAACGTCAGCGCCCCTGCCAATCAAGACACCAGAGTTACCTTCACAGGTATTCCAAGCTGGTCATCATCGTCTCAACCGAGGGTCTCAACTGGTGCCCACGCCCAGTCACCTCATTGCCCCACCTGTGTCAATCGACTTGGCACAGTCGCCATGGCTTCAACATGGTTGGAGCTGGATGAAGAGCCAACGGAAGCCATTTTACGTCGATGCGTTGTACTCTTTGAATGATCGGCCACCTATCGTTAGGGCAATAGTCACGAGAGATGCTGAAATAGCTACCCATTCGGGGACCCCGTACGCTGGTCAAATCATCACTCTCAATTCAGCTGTTTTGCAAACAGAGTTTCAACAATCTACCGTGACTTCGACGATAAAACAAGTCACggtcaaaaagaaagaaagcgaagatgaaaaaaagaagaaaaccgCAACGTCGACAACCAAGGCGAAACCTCAAGACACGAATCGCGGTCCCAAGCCCACCTCCTCAGACATTCCACCAGTGCCAACGCCAAAGGTCGCTGCGAAGCTTCAGAATGATTTAGGACCTCGCTCTCCCAATACAGTTTCGCTGAGCAAGGCATCCAGCAAAGAAGCAACTTCAACAAGCATCAGTTCAAAGACTGTCAGCACTACGGGCTCCATCCAGTCGAAGCCTCGTAACGGTACGTCGGATACAAAGCTAAAGGCAGAAACCGGCTTGAAGTCAGAGGGTTTGGTAAAGTCTGGGGCTCACAGTTCTGCTGCATCATCTGTCATACCAACCGCGAAGATCACAGAGGAGCGCCATATCTCCTCGTCCATTACCAACTGGCAAGACTTGATGGTGCCCATGCCCCAGCCAACTCCTGGCCTGGATACCAAAGCCGTGGCTGGAAACGTCGTCAACACCGGGGCAAGTCTCGCTGGCAAGATATCCCTGGGACAAGCCAAACCTCCTGGAAAGGACACGGCCAACCTTACACAGGTAGGAAATACAAGTTTGACCGAGGTCTGCTCTGATAGCTCAGTCGTAACTGACATAATCTTTCACAGGCAGCCTCAGCAACAGAAGCCGCACGGACAACCATCGCACAGACGCAACAGTCAACATCTTCGTCAAGCCGACGTTATCTTGCAAAGAACTGGAGCCGCCACGAACCTATCCCATTTCAAGACAACAGCCACATACCACCTCTGAAGGCCTACAAACGTACCGCAGGAATACAAGGGCAAGCTAGCGAATTCCTGCCTTTAGAGAAGCTATTGCCCAAGGGCACTGTTGTCGCATCCGATGAGGATCTTTCCACGTTCCAATTCCCAGACAAGTCCTCTGGTCCCCTGCAGAAGATCTTGATGTCCATTCCTCAGACATCACATGCCCCCACCGGCGGCCCATCCGTGTCACGACAATTTATCGACAGTCTCTTGTCAACTACAACATCCACAGTTCAGACAAGTGCTTCCATGGTCCAGACGAGGGGGGTTGTCGGCTTGGATGGACGCCAGGGCCCTGGTCAAAAACTGCCAGCGGCGCAGGGAGCCAAGACAACATCTCTCCGACAGACAGTTGGTCAAGCCATTGGTGGTTTTACCTCCACAAAGGCAACGATGCCCTTGCCAACCAAAGCACCGGCTCAGTCATCTACCCCCGGATCACAAGCAGTGCAGACAGCTGCGTCAGGTATTTTCGCTGCTGCAAAACAGACCATCAGCTCAAAAGAACAACCCCGGAGTGCCCCCAAAGAGAACAAAGATAAGACCAAACAAAGAGTTCCGCCTGTCCCTGCTAAGCCATCGCAAGTCAACGAGTCTTCAGGGGCAGTCAAGAAGAACAGTGACACCAAGTCTAAAGAGACAAAGGTGAAGACAGAACAGACCAagacatcctccaccctcaccgcctcTGCCAATAAAACATCCACGAGTTCCGAAGACACAAGCGAGTctaccaaggccaagaaggaaacTTCTAGTGCTGAGACGAAGACGCGTGGTACGAACAAGCGGAGCGGGGGCGGGGATGGGAAGTCTCTGGTGGGCTCTGGGCTGAATAAGTTGAAGG
The sequence above is a segment of the Podospora pseudocomata strain CBS 415.72m chromosome 2 map unlocalized CBS415.72m_2, whole genome shotgun sequence genome. Coding sequences within it:
- a CDS encoding uncharacterized protein (EggNog:ENOG503NZDU), with amino-acid sequence MAAHEQTRPTMNPPAGGTENEDTTVPGQPTVPFNDNARIVTFLTTDLSTERLNSLYSLLFLTGKPENISPLHHQPIKGRTILITERPDLHLIWNIDRIFIKPLPKYLLSHSFWKAHLHHRPGRLDITTPTLCNPKDTLRLEAQGFLRTYSRLIRHESDFDMAQSLGLLPKSLDWAGWSHYIQAYAYLRDTQVARRYHYGELRLPRLNAWTMVCRGEGYFQIHYDQLSFFSCFGGPYLLLFGAVTVMLAALQTAVQMVPEGGPYREFANSFVPMSIALTAAGLLSFPVLWFLFTMRELWLFIFRYRSLAL
- a CDS encoding uncharacterized protein (EggNog:ENOG503NZ3G; COG:S); the protein is MEAPMHLTVGSTRTISTPPTPSTTTMFSASPAFTPTLSPPMTPYSPPLSSPASPFGVRASLCRTVSTIFKPDMQFSEKEVARAKALMSEHCTNKSRKSKGEFTYKDANAVLASIAEGKVPDATPALVYALQTDFEANASIKRRKSTNLFKVMTGRDQEDIRSDVLERAVQNCSYEIVYALALKADQDAFDRALPFAITQNDTAKVSVLISGGANAEPLHEQFLHAVDNGTNDMLPLLLGKLKGACGDCRHKGLVRASASGNYKKVQNLLDAQADPKFENAAALKAAILGHHEDIAVAIASTPEMASIPLVLDAMVGEAFTAGLDRALIACLQSGAKGPVRDEVLLEAVKQRRSVELIQSLVQHGSSIEHKNGAVIHAAIQSRSVPMLKAVLYGGPSKLAISTTVDSLASVRSISIIHDMASLLLPAGLEGEPVNRLLTISLHGDSLEGDPTSRSSLVQLLVQRANADVNFNGGQPLVLASTKGWLGILSVLLSGPVTLQSLQAAVAASIGLADSEVRLEIVKRLLHAAGYNRQPLEQSVFQVACRSLDLSLLNLLPHASQSPEEVLAGFRAALANPKWQMPAGLSTIRALLHLGVSGSDVRQAFCHAAKSYERDAFELFAAYVDIRTVIDALQGVIQTSKDWLAPDDKYLWLVHDLLTWGGRGREQANHAFLIAIEAYLMHRCSEAMVETILSVGHANVNFQSGEALKLAVRAGNTEVLRMLLGRGATVDTIEGAFFEVMITPLTEETALLFIDIVTSSDGSNVVQTFRKTIPQLRTPVRECLAAHPGSIKLVKRLIKLGVKFDVTEPTALYGSDYGPEPCTALLWSLLPRPPGSRPIEPGVILALIEAKVVDVNFVAPVSKATALILAAAFGHAEVVNHLIKAGANTRIRDSLDSSALFYASREGHLDIVKALLKMSYRPNDGSLHEAARNLHSKVCRALIATKNFSVNFASFLHGVRTPLHEMACCCDGSGSQVDMEDTLLELKKGGLDLFQFWKTPKWKNALILALENPRPFAVIKALLDMVWDDINNDNNVYTLQEPSPKTGSMITCHYSPTMYLKFLHPSNSDKEAELNYALEQMLRDKGAEDRYWSDVAADQPLGAIGYPEALAKEIKRLEKIQRDHDDQLRRDKEAQFQKIFIEQTRHEQRLVQEGQATVHKVQNSNILHESKLHQDAEVTLQQLQTLEEKNHIAHRGRVLANQDKAGLLAVDNNGLAQKHHINERHQQVMDNQKVHLTQMLDYQAYRKTQMMDQQKLHQTQMTDHHKLVTQERADYQKFITQQRTDWQKGVDQQKLLTHKTMEKQKLKATEAIDKHKVHQLHKMNKETRDNVKKTGEQQVTLKKSMAKLDVKADQRKLDFQRSTDQNKLNFAHASNQQKVDYQWDAHDEELNFEQNKAGMRLLEQEMSKRISGPAAPGQRKVVKGNQQGPRGFIEQ